From a single Acidobacteriota bacterium genomic region:
- the hfq gene encoding RNA chaperone Hfq: MDTVEHVEDSSLNIQNDFFNNARKNHTRITVFLTNGQRISGLIRSFDKFTVILETRNGDQMVFKHAVTTVAMARPGDEDFRGPRPSRPMGDRAGEHRPGGARPPRFGPGGPPQGRPGGAPGADASRHSGPRPEGDSRPRGGSGPQGKSFGNFLDLSSLNKDKAEGAAPDAAGQSAAAAPAPAGSATPSAPPVSKAEPQATIPAAEAPTDAS; the protein is encoded by the coding sequence ATGGACACCGTTGAGCACGTGGAAGACAGTTCGCTGAACATCCAGAACGATTTCTTCAACAACGCGCGCAAGAACCACACGCGCATCACCGTCTTCCTGACGAACGGTCAGCGGATCTCGGGGCTCATCCGCTCCTTCGACAAGTTCACGGTCATCCTGGAGACCCGCAACGGGGACCAGATGGTCTTCAAGCACGCGGTCACCACCGTTGCGATGGCCCGGCCCGGCGACGAGGACTTCCGCGGCCCGCGGCCGAGCCGGCCCATGGGCGATCGCGCGGGCGAGCACCGGCCCGGCGGCGCCAGGCCTCCGCGCTTCGGCCCCGGCGGCCCGCCGCAGGGACGCCCCGGCGGCGCGCCGGGCGCCGACGCCTCCCGGCACTCGGGGCCGCGCCCCGAGGGGGACTCGCGCCCTCGCGGCGGATCCGGGCCCCAGGGGAAATCGTTCGGCAACTTCCTCGATCTGAGCTCGCTCAACAAGGACAAGGCCGAGGGGGCCGCGCCCGACGCGGCGGGTCAGTCCGCCGCGGCCGCGCCGGCGCCGGCAGGCTCCGCGACGCCGTCCGCGCCGCCGGTGTCGAAGGCGGAGCCGCAGGCGACCATTCCCGCCGCGGAAGCCCCCACCGACGCTTCATGA
- the miaA gene encoding tRNA (adenosine(37)-N6)-dimethylallyltransferase MiaA codes for MAEELIRIVVIVGPTAAGKSDLALAIARRFGGEIVGADSAQVYRGLDAATGKPPRADREAIPHHLIDVADPAVDFSAGDYARLAQDAIARVAAGGRPAVVVGGTGLYVRALLRGLTDLPRRDASARAALKAWAGRRDEGALHRMLQALDPAAARALPGKDTQRIVRAIEVVLSTGRPYSALVAAQPFAGDRYDAIKVGITAPREVLSRRIDGRVDAFFGEGDLVAEVRGLLASGVPAAANALKALGYREVMAHLRGGGDLPATMALVKRNTRRYAKRQLTWFRREPDVIWYEFRERPEERFAEIVDAIALRMEAPGESHDGHR; via the coding sequence CTGGCTGAAGAGCTGATCCGGATCGTCGTCATCGTCGGGCCCACCGCGGCGGGAAAGTCCGACCTCGCGCTCGCGATCGCGCGGCGCTTCGGCGGCGAGATCGTCGGCGCCGACTCGGCGCAGGTCTACAGGGGGCTCGACGCGGCGACCGGGAAGCCCCCCCGCGCCGACCGCGAGGCGATCCCCCATCATCTGATCGACGTCGCCGACCCCGCGGTCGATTTCTCCGCCGGCGACTACGCCCGGCTCGCGCAGGACGCCATCGCGCGGGTGGCGGCCGGAGGACGGCCGGCGGTCGTGGTGGGGGGGACGGGTCTCTATGTGAGGGCGCTCCTTCGAGGGCTCACGGATCTCCCGCGGCGCGACGCGTCGGCCCGCGCGGCGCTGAAGGCCTGGGCGGGGCGGCGCGACGAGGGGGCGCTCCACCGGATGCTCCAGGCCCTCGACCCGGCCGCGGCGCGCGCCCTCCCCGGGAAGGACACCCAGAGAATCGTCCGCGCGATCGAGGTCGTCCTTTCGACCGGCCGGCCGTACTCGGCGCTCGTCGCCGCGCAGCCGTTCGCCGGCGATCGCTACGACGCGATCAAGGTCGGGATCACCGCGCCCAGGGAGGTGCTGAGCCGGCGGATCGACGGCCGGGTGGACGCCTTCTTCGGCGAGGGGGATCTCGTCGCGGAGGTGCGCGGGCTCCTCGCGTCGGGAGTTCCCGCCGCCGCGAACGCGCTCAAGGCCCTCGGCTACCGGGAGGTGATGGCCCACCTCCGGGGGGGGGGAGACCTCCCCGCGACGATGGCGCTGGTCAAGAGGAACACGCGGCGCTACGCTAAGCGCCAGCTGACGTGGTTCCGGCGCGAGCCGGATGTGATCTGGTACGAATTCAGGGAGCGTCCCGAGGAGCGGTTCGCCGAGATCGTCGACGCGATCGCGCTCCGGATGGAAGCCCCGGGGGAGTCCCACGATGGACACCGTTGA
- a CDS encoding DUF4388 domain-containing protein, whose amino-acid sequence MTLGAFKGRLTPFNQPEILKFFRESGKTGLLQITSADMTKGLYVRRGRVVAAESNDPGESLLSLVAAAVPLGADQVAACESLIAAGSRPGRALIQVGALTPAGLCEWTERRVRAVIRSVLAWDEGNFAFDEGPMPPPDWLTVDLDIVDLLLRNLRDVEGRDLLASRLPEPDVVFEHITFSEGGEPPPLLPHERYVLGLVNGRRTAAEIGRFSELGDDATRSILALLSLVGCTRQGRSDPVDTGPIPAEPPGADSRVMIRAYNEMFAFLYAYMIKEVGPIAEHVLEKYLREVRESNATLFNKVALGKDGTLAEEALGRNLQLLRGKSRHEMLVGGLNELLYSELLAVKRTLGADHEEIVVRRLKELRKSPTVG is encoded by the coding sequence ATGACGCTAGGCGCCTTCAAGGGTCGGCTCACTCCCTTCAACCAGCCCGAGATCCTCAAATTCTTCCGGGAGTCCGGGAAGACGGGGCTGCTCCAGATCACGTCCGCCGACATGACCAAGGGGCTGTACGTGCGCCGCGGGAGGGTGGTCGCGGCGGAATCGAACGACCCCGGCGAGTCGCTGCTGTCGCTCGTGGCGGCGGCCGTCCCCCTCGGGGCCGATCAGGTTGCGGCCTGCGAGTCGCTGATCGCGGCGGGATCGCGGCCCGGGCGCGCCCTGATCCAGGTGGGGGCTCTGACGCCGGCCGGGCTGTGCGAGTGGACCGAGCGGCGGGTCCGCGCGGTGATCCGCAGCGTCCTCGCATGGGACGAGGGGAACTTCGCGTTCGACGAGGGGCCCATGCCCCCCCCGGACTGGCTCACGGTCGACCTCGACATCGTCGATCTCCTCCTCCGGAACCTCCGCGACGTCGAGGGGAGGGATCTCCTCGCGTCGCGCCTCCCCGAGCCGGATGTGGTCTTCGAGCACATCACCTTCTCCGAGGGAGGCGAGCCCCCTCCGCTCCTGCCTCACGAGCGGTACGTCCTCGGGCTGGTCAACGGGCGCCGGACGGCGGCCGAGATAGGGAGGTTCAGCGAGCTCGGGGACGACGCCACCCGATCGATTCTCGCCCTCCTGTCCCTCGTGGGCTGCACCCGGCAGGGGAGATCCGATCCCGTGGACACGGGCCCGATCCCGGCCGAGCCGCCGGGAGCCGACTCGCGCGTCATGATCCGCGCGTACAACGAGATGTTCGCCTTCCTGTACGCCTATATGATCAAGGAGGTCGGTCCGATCGCAGAGCACGTGCTCGAGAAGTACCTGCGCGAGGTGCGCGAGTCGAACGCCACGCTCTTCAACAAGGTCGCGCTCGGAAAGGACGGCACGCTCGCCGAGGAGGCGCTCGGCCGCAACCTCCAGCTTCTCCGCGGCAAGAGCCGTCACGAGATGCTCGTCGGCGGCCTGAACGAGCTGCTCTACTCCGAGCTTCTCGCGGTGAAGCGGACGCTCGGGGCCGACCACGAGGAGATCGTGGTCCGGCGCCTGAAGGAGCTTCGCAAGAGCCCGACCGTTGGCTGA
- a CDS encoding FG-GAP repeat protein encodes MKLRSIARVVLALAAAGAAARADGLSAATNPQAGRAFVFSGATGQLVLTLNAPDVTSGGRFGETVAGIGDVDGDAVPDIAVGASGVSEGKLKRCGRVYIFSGATGSLLRTISAPAPAAGIRFGFVVAAAGDVNGDGAGDLVVGAPRGKTPGKGKTGAAYLFSGIDGALLATLSPPQPHAGSQFGSSLAAGRDVTGDGAPDILVGAPADPVGRISHSGSIFVFDKQGILESSISNPSPQAGARFGESVSATGDIDGDAVADLAVGADGESLAINDFTGVVFLFSDAGGTPTFLAEDPSATRKELANFGFAVAGLPDVNADGIGDFAATAPDEDISTLASVGRLYVTGGDPNAVSIATFDDPAPAPSDFLGGSLAALPDITGDALPELAVGAELHVDPNGVRIGRAYVVEAKNGALRLTIESPTSDVCSRFGWAVAATADVNADNVADVIVGAPFQRVTSRYASQTCF; translated from the coding sequence ATGAAGCTCCGGTCGATCGCCCGGGTGGTGCTGGCGCTCGCCGCGGCGGGCGCCGCCGCCCGGGCGGACGGCCTCTCCGCCGCCACGAACCCCCAGGCCGGCCGCGCGTTCGTCTTCAGCGGCGCGACCGGGCAGTTGGTCCTCACGCTGAACGCCCCCGACGTGACCTCCGGCGGCCGTTTCGGAGAGACGGTCGCCGGGATCGGCGACGTGGACGGAGACGCGGTCCCCGACATCGCCGTCGGCGCCTCCGGGGTCTCCGAGGGAAAGCTCAAGCGCTGCGGACGCGTGTACATCTTCTCCGGTGCGACCGGATCTCTCCTCCGGACGATCTCGGCGCCGGCTCCAGCCGCGGGGATTCGATTCGGGTTCGTCGTGGCCGCCGCCGGGGACGTGAACGGCGACGGGGCGGGCGACCTCGTCGTCGGCGCGCCGCGGGGGAAGACTCCGGGCAAGGGGAAGACGGGGGCCGCCTATCTCTTCAGCGGGATCGACGGCGCGCTCCTCGCCACGCTCTCCCCCCCCCAGCCCCACGCCGGCTCGCAGTTCGGCTCGAGCCTTGCGGCGGGCCGGGACGTCACGGGCGACGGTGCGCCCGACATCCTCGTGGGCGCCCCGGCGGATCCCGTCGGGAGGATCAGCCACAGCGGATCGATCTTCGTCTTCGACAAGCAGGGGATCCTGGAGAGCTCGATCAGCAACCCGTCGCCGCAGGCCGGAGCGCGGTTCGGAGAGAGCGTCTCCGCCACCGGTGACATCGACGGCGACGCCGTCGCCGACCTCGCGGTCGGCGCCGATGGGGAGAGCCTCGCGATCAACGATTTCACCGGGGTCGTCTTTCTCTTCTCGGACGCGGGGGGGACGCCGACGTTTCTCGCCGAGGACCCCTCCGCGACCCGGAAGGAGCTCGCGAACTTCGGGTTCGCCGTGGCGGGCCTTCCCGACGTGAACGCCGACGGCATCGGGGATTTCGCGGCCACGGCCCCCGACGAGGACATCTCGACGCTCGCCTCGGTGGGGCGGCTGTACGTGACGGGAGGCGATCCGAACGCGGTGTCGATCGCGACCTTCGACGATCCGGCCCCCGCGCCGTCCGACTTCCTGGGGGGCTCCCTCGCCGCCCTCCCAGACATCACGGGCGACGCGCTCCCCGAGCTCGCGGTGGGCGCCGAGCTGCACGTCGATCCGAACGGCGTGCGGATCGGTCGCGCCTATGTCGTCGAGGCGAAGAACGGCGCTCTGCGGCTGACGATCGAGTCGCCGACCTCAGACGTCTGCTCGCGGTTCGGATGGGCCGTCGCGGCGACGGCCGACGTGAACGCCGACAACGTCGCCGACGTGATCGTGGGGGCTCCGTTCCAGCGCGTGACCTCGCGCTACGCCTCGCAGACCTGCTTCTGA
- a CDS encoding HDOD domain-containing protein: MPVVTDLFVARQPILDRRQDLFAYELLFRSGPENYFHHPDQDAASRKLISDSMLVFGFENLLGRHRGFINASREVVIDGSLSLLPSRQAVVELLETVEADDEVLAACRALKEQGYLIALDDYRPRPELDALVEIADFIKVDFAEVKGEGRRELVDAHRPRGIQMLAEKVETREDFDEALEAGYAYFQGYFFARPIMVTGKDLPALKVNYLRLLNEINRPEVVYEGLEAIIKQDVALSVKLLRYLNSAAFGWRCEIKSIRHALTLLGERPIRKWVSLVALTSLASDKPAELIVTSLMRARFCELLAPHIRMEERELDLFLVGLLSAVDALVDRPLAEVVKGMALSAEVRGALTGTDSPLRDPLDLALSYERGEWEEMMKLTDRFGLDEDTVPAIYRESVTWSDSLRTI, encoded by the coding sequence GTGCCCGTCGTCACCGATCTGTTCGTCGCGCGCCAGCCCATCCTCGATCGCCGGCAGGATCTCTTCGCCTACGAGCTCCTCTTCCGCTCCGGCCCCGAGAACTATTTCCACCACCCGGACCAGGACGCCGCGAGCCGCAAGCTCATCAGCGACAGCATGCTCGTCTTCGGCTTCGAGAACCTCCTCGGGCGGCATCGCGGGTTCATCAACGCCTCCCGCGAGGTCGTGATCGACGGGAGCCTCTCGCTCCTCCCGAGCCGGCAGGCGGTGGTCGAGCTGCTCGAGACGGTGGAGGCCGACGACGAGGTCCTCGCCGCCTGCCGCGCCCTCAAGGAGCAGGGGTATCTGATCGCGCTGGACGACTATCGCCCGCGCCCCGAGCTCGACGCGCTCGTCGAGATCGCCGACTTCATCAAGGTCGATTTCGCCGAGGTGAAAGGGGAGGGGCGCCGCGAGCTGGTGGACGCGCATCGCCCCCGGGGGATCCAGATGCTCGCCGAGAAGGTCGAGACGCGGGAGGACTTCGACGAGGCTCTCGAGGCCGGCTACGCCTACTTCCAGGGGTACTTCTTCGCCCGCCCGATCATGGTCACCGGAAAGGATCTCCCGGCCCTGAAGGTCAACTACCTGCGCCTCCTGAACGAGATCAACCGCCCCGAGGTCGTCTACGAGGGGCTCGAGGCGATCATCAAGCAGGACGTGGCGCTCTCGGTGAAGCTGCTCCGGTACCTGAACTCCGCCGCCTTCGGCTGGCGCTGCGAGATCAAGTCGATCCGCCACGCGCTGACGCTCCTCGGGGAGCGCCCCATCCGCAAGTGGGTCTCGCTCGTCGCGCTGACGAGCCTCGCCTCAGACAAGCCCGCCGAGCTGATCGTGACGAGCCTGATGCGCGCGCGCTTCTGCGAGCTGCTCGCGCCGCACATCCGCATGGAGGAGCGCGAGCTCGACCTGTTCCTCGTGGGGCTTCTCTCGGCGGTGGACGCTCTCGTCGATCGGCCGCTCGCCGAGGTCGTCAAGGGAATGGCCCTCTCGGCGGAGGTCCGCGGCGCGCTGACGGGGACGGACTCCCCTCTGCGCGATCCCCTGGATCTGGCGCTGAGCTACGAGCGCGGTGAGTGGGAGGAGATGATGAAGCTGACCGACCGGTTCGGCCTCGACGAGGACACGGTCCCAGCCATCTACCGCGAGTCGGTCACCTGGTCGGATTCGCTCCGGACGATCTGA